Part of the Drosophila kikkawai strain 14028-0561.14 chromosome 3L, DkikHiC1v2, whole genome shotgun sequence genome is shown below.
CCCCCAATGGTCGTACCTTCTTCATTGATCATGCAGCCCGGCGTACCACTTGGATTGATCCTCGCAATGGAAGGGCCAGTCCCATGCCCAATCAAACGCGACGCGTTGAGGATGATCTGGGTCCCTTGCCTGAAGGCTGGGAGGAGCGGGTGCACACCGATGGTCGAGTGTTTTATATAGATCATAGTAAGTATTTGATTTAAGTTCTTGGAGTTTTGTTTTAGTAATATAATACTTCTCCTTTTTCTCCTTGCAGACACGCGAACCACTCAATGGGAGGATCCTCGCTTGTCCAATCCTAATATTGCAGGACAGGCTGTGCCCTACTCCAGGGATTACAAACAGAAATACGAGTATTTCAAGAGTCATATTAGAAAGCCTGtaagtttgttttttatttgaaattttttatttttatttttattgatttatttattattataatttttatttttattgatttatttattattataatttttatttttattgatttatttattattataatttttatttttatttatttatttattattattattatttttttttaaatatttttttccattcCCTGAAAActaacttttattttcttatttttttccagaCAAATGTaccaaataaatttgaaatacgCATACGCCGTACATCCATACTGGAGGATTCGTACAGAATTATTAGCTCGGTGACCAAAACCGATTTACTAAAGACTAAATTATGGGTAGAATTTGAGGGAGAGACTGGCTTAGGTGAGCTACaaacatataaaataatataaatatattaatatccCTTTCTTGTATCCACAGATTATGGTGGCCTTGCTAGGGAATGGTTCTATTTGCTGTCCAAGGAAATGTTTAATCCCTACTATGGACTCTTTGAGTACTCGGCCATGGACAACTACACGCTGCAGATAAACAATGGCAGCGGTCTGTGCAACGAGGAGCATTTAAGTTACTTTAagtaagttttatttttgaggaatttaaaaagataaaaacttaatatattttaatacagATTCATTGGCCGCATTGCGGGCATGGCTGTGTACCATGGCAAGCTGCTGGATGCCTTCTTCATACGTCCTTTCTACAAGATGATGCTGCAGAAGCCCATTGACTTGAAGGACATGGAATCGGTGGACACGGAGTACTACAACTCGCTCATGTGGATCAAGGAGAATGATCCGCGCATCTTGGAACTGACTTTCTGTCTGGACGAAGacgtttttggccaaaagagtCAGCATGAACTAAAGCCGGGTGGCGCCAACATAGATGTGACCAATGACAACAAGGATGAGTACATCAAGtgagtaaaatataaaaatataatataatatctgAGGTTTACTGaggttctttttttatatttagacTTGTTATTGAATGGCGTTTTGTGGCCCGTGTCAAAGAGCAAATGTCTGCCTTTTTGGATGGCTTTGGTTCTATAATTCCCCTGAATCTGATCAAGATCTTTGATGAGCATGAACTGGAGCTGCTGATGTGCGGCATACAGAACATTGATGTGAGGGATTGGCGTGAGAATACGCTGTACAAGGGCGACTATCACATGAATCACATCATTATACAATGGTTCTGGCGGGCTGTACTCTCATTTTCTAATGAAATGCGCTCACGCCTCCTGCAGTTTGTCACCGGCACCTCGCGTGTGCCTATGAACGGTTTCAAAGAGCTGTATGGCTCCAATGGCCCGCAGATGTTTACCATTGAGAAATGGGGCACGCCCAATAACTTCCCTAGGGCTCATACCTggtaagtaaaatattaaaaattaaaaagagatATAAAGTTAATAAGTAATTTCTTTTACTAGCTTCAATCGCCTGGACCTGCCTCCGTATGAGGGCTACCTGCAGCTGAAGGACAAGCTAATCAAGGCCATCGAGGGCAGCCAAGGCTTTGCTGGTGTTGATTAATAACAACGGCAACGGGAGCGATGACAGCCAAATGCTTTGgcaggagctgcagcagcagtttcagcagcagcaacaggaagaggagcagcggcggcagcaacgATTCCAGACATCACAGCAACCACAGGATCAACATCAACTAGAACTTCAACAACgacgacagcgacagcgacagagCCACCTCAATGCTTGGAGCACCGCCAGCAGATCGTGTACTTACTTGTTCGTTTGCTTTTGTATTATAATCATTTTTGCTAGTTTAGTGTTATTTCGTATGTACTTTTAACTAGGCGCCAAAActcacaacacacacacacactaagcATGCACACCAAAatccaaatatataaaattagcATGTGAAAACCTacaactaacaaaaaaaagagtccaaaattatatatagaaatatatttattacacaTTGCCGACAATTGTAAAAAGTTGAAAACGTTTTACAAACTAAAACAAAGCCCAAAACTAACTATTAAATCtatagagagaaagagagtccaaaagaaaactataaaaactactTGTCTTTTAtgtgcagagagagaaaaacctttttataatattgttatttttatgcGCTATTCCTCCTCAGCAACAACCTACAAGGcgataaataaaactaaaaaaataactcaAGTAAATGCAAGTTAATATTTGtaacattacatttttattccGTATAaactgtatgtgtgtgtattcgTATTAATTGTAATGTTAGTCCGTAACAGTCGCTCTttactatttaaataaaaaaaacaaaagacaaacatcaaatatatattataaacaaagaaaatacaatCACTGTATAATTGTATAAATGTTAATTATATACGAAAAAAGAAGACACACATTCCAAATGTTTACTGTGCGAAAAAAAATTGGAGGCCTATATGATAATATGATTATTGACCCATTGGAAGTctatcaaaattaaattttaaactcaAATTATATAGAGAAAGCAAAGAAATGGAGAAAGTCACagaacgagagagagagagcgacacaaagatgaaaataaataccaataaaaagaaaaggttaAAGTTAAGTTAAAACTAATGAAGTAATTTATTTGGCAAATgtttcaaaattagttgaacTTTAGGTTGCTTTTCAGATATAAAAGGTCTTCCAGGACCTCTTTTACCTTCCCCTTAACAGGTTCCAGTACACCCCCAGTTCAAAATTCGTTTGTTTTATGTTCAAAAACTATTAAGaacttttaataatcaaaGCTAAAGAGTCGCCAGCAGCTTAGATGCCGGTGTGCTCCTTGATCCAGTCCAAGTAGCTGGTGACGCGGGTGAAGACAGCCGGGTACTCCTTCTCGCAGCCAGCGGCGGAGCCAAAGGAGGTAAGACCAACCTGGACCTTGCTGCTGGCCAGGACCAGAGGGCCGCCAGAGTCACCGTTGCAGGTGGAAACACCGGCAGGCGTGGAGACGCAGATGTTGGAGTCACGGATGGTGGTCAGATAAGTGCGCTTGCACTCGCTGTTGGAGATGACCTTCATGTGGGCGTACTGCAGATGAGCGGCCACGGCGCTGGCGGCATCAGAAGTGCGGCCCCAGCCGGAGGCAATCACCTCATCGCCATCGTAGGAAGAGTAGTGGGACTCGTGCTTGGGCAGCTCAACGCGGTCGATGGCCGAGCTGTACTCCACGCGGGGAATGCGGATCAGGGAGATGTCGTTCCTCAGAGTGCGGCTGTTCCAGTCGGCGTGGATGATGATGTCGTCCCTGCTGACATGGTGCTTGACCTTGGGGCTAGAACGGACAGTGCTGCCCAGATAAACCTCGACGGAGTCGACACTGAAGAAGGAGATAtaaatattagctgagatatTCAGGATTCAAGGAACTGGGGGGATAAAACTCACCCATCAGTGCAGTGAGCAGCGGTCAGAACCCACTCGTTGCCGATCAAAGAGCCACCGCACCAGGCCGAGGAGGAGCCAATCTTCAGGGATAGTCCCACTTGGTAGGGGAACTGGTCGGTGCGGGCATCCTCGCCGTGGGTGATGCGTCCATCCGGGGACGAAGCGGCGCGCAGGGCCGATCCCGAGGCGTAGGCCAAGGCCAAGGCGAAGACAATAAGAACTTTCATGTTGGAGCTACCTGTGGAAAGTATGGCGCACTCCGGCTCATCCGTCGCTTTTATACTCATGCCCAGACAGTCCGTTCCTATTGATTGACGTCCCTCTATCACTATCTGATCTCTCGTCCGCACCTGCTCGAGTGGCCAGACCCCTTTGACGCTCCCCTGTTCCATGTGTAACGTAATGCTCCTCCAATTCCGGGCGATATGAGAGGTGATCTGCTTGAAACTGTTAGATAGGGAGGCGACCGTGACTCTACAGTTTTTGTtgggttttggccaaaagaaGATAGTCTAACAGGGAAAACAATCTGCAAACAATTTGGGGATTTTTTTGACGAACTTTTAGGTTGAAAAAGAGCAACAATACATGATAAGTACGTAatctttaatattaaataatagacCTTGATAGGAATGTTTGACTTTTCATACGTACaggcatatacatatatacattttaattaaaattagctGGTTATATATTGAAACTTTTAGGAACTGATCACAGATGATATAAGAAACCAAAATCAATACTattataaactgttataaaaacctATAAtgtatagcatacttttttgCTGAACGATTAGCCTCTTTATACTCAATTAAATGGCTTCccaataatattaataaaaggtcttaaatatctaaaaatttttgtaatatattaatttcctttcctatttcattcatttcattttcctATCCCCCTTCTcccctaaaaataaaacaaagtcgCTTGTAAAATGCTCAACATTTAATATAATTGCAGTGCCCAGCACTACTATTAGTGTAGTCCTCATCGAGAAAACCAAACTCTAGGGATAAACAACTCCCGTCACCTCTTCAATCCAGTCCAGGTAGGAGGTGACCCGTGTAAAGACCGAGGAGTAGCCTTTGGTGCAGCCAGACTTCTTTCCATACGACGTGATGCCAATTAGCACTTCGGAGTTCAAGGCGGGATCCTGGTAAACCAAAGGTCCGCCGGAGTCGCCCGTGCAGGTGGAGCGTCCGCCAGTGGTGTCCATGCAAATATTAGTGGATCTGATGTTGGCATACGAATACCAACAGTCCTCATTGGACTCCACAAAGCGGACAACATAACGTAGGTGATCGGAAATGGCGGAGGATtctgtaaaattaaattgtagtTATTAAAATACAAGAAATTCTAGGTAAGCCAGGATTCTTACCATCATTCATGCGACCCCACCCCGAGGCTGTGGCCGGAACATAATCGTAACTGGAAGATCTAGATGAGATTCCTGGCAATCTTATGGGTTTTATGGAGTCCCCCAAGAGAGCCAACTCGGGTAGGCGCAGCACAGCAATGTCATTCTCTAGGGAGTCAGAGTTCCAGTCAGGATGCAAAATCACTTTAGGCTGTGCTGATCGGATGAGCTGGCGGGGAGCCAGACGCTGGACTCCACCCAGGTAGTAAGTGATAGAAACAGCTCTGTGGAAAGTTGATAAATAAagtcttacatttttttttgaagaagAAACTACACCTACTTGTCCACACAATGGGCTGCCGTCAGA
Proteins encoded:
- the Jon74E gene encoding brachyurin, with translation MQIRLLLVALLIGLQGETIFCLDLGHGIDGRISGGELAIVNQFPYQVGLSIEESNDLFSWCGASLISEQYLLTAAHCVDKAVSITYYLGGVQRLAPRQLIRSAQPKVILHPDWNSDSLENDIAVLRLPELALLGDSIKPIRLPGISSRSSSYDYVPATASGWGRMNDESSAISDHLRYVVRFVESNEDCWYSYANIRSTNICMDTTGGRSTCTGDSGGPLVYQDPALNSEVLIGITSYGKKSGCTKGYSSVFTRVTSYLDWIEEVTGVVYP
- the Nedd4 gene encoding E3 ubiquitin-protein ligase Nedd-4 isoform X13, producing the protein MAESTTTSPSVTSEDGQIHGYNNSDNDSGDSCHLRIVVLSGQSLAKKDIFGASDPYVRIDLNTINGDINIDSVLTKTKKKTLNPIWNEEFIFRVKPSEHKLVFQVFDENRLTRDDFLGMVELTLVNLPTEQEGRTIGDQSYTLRPRSAKSRIKGTLRIYHAFIRETREQSEPSSGNSNSDGEWEHVEATNASGETSAQPNPFPTGGHDALPAGWEERQDANGRTYYVNHTARTTQWERPTILNSNSSQSADQLASDFQRRFHISVDETESGRSANEDTDHTDSHNPSEISAPSTRRNSEEDNAAVQPMEQSAGGEEEALPPRWSMQVAPNGRTFFIDHAARRTTWIDPRNGRASPMPNQTRRVEDDLGPLPEGWEERVHTDGRVFYIDHNTRTTQWEDPRLSNPNIAGQAVPYSRDYKQKYEYFKSHIRKPTNVPNKFEIRIRRTSILEDSYRIISSVTKTDLLKTKLWVEFEGETGLDYGGLAREWFYLLSKEMFNPYYGLFEYSAMDNYTLQINNGSGLCNEEHLSYFKFIGRIAGMAVYHGKLLDAFFIRPFYKMMLQKPIDLKDMESVDTEYYNSLMWIKENDPRILELTFCLDEDVFGQKSQHELKPGGANIDVTNDNKDEYIKLVIEWRFVARVKEQMSAFLDGFGSIIPLNLIKIFDEHELELLMCGIQNIDVRDWRENTLYKGDYHMNHIIIQWFWRAVLSFSNEMRSRLLQFVTGTSRVPMNGFKELYGSNGPQMFTIEKWGTPNNFPRAHTCFNRLDLPPYEGYLQLKDKLIKAIEGSQGFAGVD
- the Nedd4 gene encoding E3 ubiquitin-protein ligase Nedd-4 isoform X12, whose protein sequence is MSARSSGLVAATALPIPSSSSSAASGGDVPRPPPRRRAASVAGQQQTRLEYGNGHTPRRSLATVNDSGDSCHLRIVVLSGQSLAKKDIFGASDPYVRIDLNTINGDINIDSVLTKTKKKTLNPIWNEEFIFRVKPSEHKLVFQVFDENRLTRDDFLGMVELTLVNLPTEQEGRTIGDQSYTLRPRRSVGAKSRIKGTLRIYHAFIRETREQSEPSSGNSNSDGEWEHVEATNASGETSAQPNPFPTGGHDALPAGWEERQDANGRTYYVNHTARTTQWERPTILNSNSSQSADQLASDFQRRFHISVDETESGRSANEDTDHTDSHNPSEISAPSTRRNSEEDNAAVQPMEQSAGGEEEALPPRWSMQVAPNGRTFFIDHAARRTTWIDPRNGRASPMPNQTRRVEDDLGPLPEGWEERVHTDGRVFYIDHNTRTTQWEDPRLSNPNIAGQAVPYSRDYKQKYEYFKSHIRKPTNVPNKFEIRIRRTSILEDSYRIISSVTKTDLLKTKLWVEFEGETGLDYGGLAREWFYLLSKEMFNPYYGLFEYSAMDNYTLQINNGSGLCNEEHLSYFKFIGRIAGMAVYHGKLLDAFFIRPFYKMMLQKPIDLKDMESVDTEYYNSLMWIKENDPRILELTFCLDEDVFGQKSQHELKPGGANIDVTNDNKDEYIKLVIEWRFVARVKEQMSAFLDGFGSIIPLNLIKIFDEHELELLMCGIQNIDVRDWRENTLYKGDYHMNHIIIQWFWRAVLSFSNEMRSRLLQFVTGTSRVPMNGFKELYGSNGPQMFTIEKWGTPNNFPRAHTCFNRLDLPPYEGYLQLKDKLIKAIEGSQGFAGVD
- the Nedd4 gene encoding E3 ubiquitin-protein ligase Nedd-4 isoform X11, with amino-acid sequence MSARSSGLVAATALPIPSSSSSAASGGDVPRPPPRRRAASVAGQQQTRLEYGNGHTPRRSLATVNDSGDSCHLRIVVLSGQSLAKKDIFGASDPYVRIDLNTINGDINIDSVLTKTKKKTLNPIWNEEFIFRVKPSEHKLVFQVFDENRLTRDDFLGMVELTLVNLPTEQEGRTIGDQSYTLRPRRSVGSAKSRIKGTLRIYHAFIRETREQSEPSSGNSNSDGEWEHVEATNASGETSAQPNPFPTGGHDALPAGWEERQDANGRTYYVNHTARTTQWERPTILNSNSSQSADQLASDFQRRFHISVDETESGRSANEDTDHTDSHNPSEISAPSTRRNSEEDNAAVQPMEQSAGGEEEALPPRWSMQVAPNGRTFFIDHAARRTTWIDPRNGRASPMPNQTRRVEDDLGPLPEGWEERVHTDGRVFYIDHNTRTTQWEDPRLSNPNIAGQAVPYSRDYKQKYEYFKSHIRKPTNVPNKFEIRIRRTSILEDSYRIISSVTKTDLLKTKLWVEFEGETGLDYGGLAREWFYLLSKEMFNPYYGLFEYSAMDNYTLQINNGSGLCNEEHLSYFKFIGRIAGMAVYHGKLLDAFFIRPFYKMMLQKPIDLKDMESVDTEYYNSLMWIKENDPRILELTFCLDEDVFGQKSQHELKPGGANIDVTNDNKDEYIKLVIEWRFVARVKEQMSAFLDGFGSIIPLNLIKIFDEHELELLMCGIQNIDVRDWRENTLYKGDYHMNHIIIQWFWRAVLSFSNEMRSRLLQFVTGTSRVPMNGFKELYGSNGPQMFTIEKWGTPNNFPRAHTCFNRLDLPPYEGYLQLKDKLIKAIEGSQGFAGVD
- the LOC108071918 gene encoding serine protease 1-like codes for the protein MSIKATDEPECAILSTGSSNMKVLIVFALALAYASGSALRAASSPDGRITHGEDARTDQFPYQVGLSLKIGSSSAWCGGSLIGNEWVLTAAHCTDGVDSVEVYLGSTVRSSPKVKHHVSRDDIIIHADWNSRTLRNDISLIRIPRVEYSSAIDRVELPKHESHYSSYDGDEVIASGWGRTSDAASAVAAHLQYAHMKVISNSECKRTYLTTIRDSNICVSTPAGVSTCNGDSGGPLVLASSKVQVGLTSFGSAAGCEKEYPAVFTRVTSYLDWIKEHTGI